A DNA window from Ornithobacterium rhinotracheale DSM 15997 contains the following coding sequences:
- a CDS encoding 7-carboxy-7-deazaguanine synthase QueE, translating into MVQSLTPEQTELMNAGKLLPIMEDFYTLQGEGAHTGAASYFIRIGGCDVGCHWCDVKESWDASKHPLTPVDELVERATKYAKMIVITGGEPLMWNLEYLTQKLKEKGCKIHIETSGSHSLSGTLDWICLSPKKRLLPKQDVLDRASELKVIVFNHHDFKFAEEYAAKVSPDCVLYLQPEWSKREEMTPKIIDYILENPKWKISLQTHKVLRIP; encoded by the coding sequence ATGGTACAATCACTTACACCCGAACAAACCGAATTGATGAATGCTGGAAAACTCTTGCCAATTATGGAAGATTTTTACACACTGCAAGGCGAGGGAGCACACACAGGAGCTGCCTCCTACTTTATACGCATAGGCGGTTGTGATGTAGGGTGCCATTGGTGCGATGTCAAAGAAAGTTGGGACGCGAGCAAACACCCACTCACTCCCGTAGATGAGCTGGTGGAGCGTGCCACAAAATACGCCAAAATGATTGTAATCACAGGGGGGGAACCACTTATGTGGAATTTGGAATATTTAACCCAGAAATTAAAAGAAAAAGGTTGTAAAATCCATATTGAAACTTCGGGCTCGCATTCGTTAAGCGGAACGCTAGATTGGATTTGCCTTTCGCCCAAAAAACGATTGTTGCCTAAGCAAGATGTGCTAGACCGAGCCAGTGAGTTGAAGGTAATTGTTTTTAATCACCACGATTTTAAATTTGCCGAAGAATACGCCGCAAAAGTTTCGCCCGATTGCGTGCTTTATCTTCAGCCCGAATGGAGCAAACGAGAGGAAATGACGCCCAAAATCATTGATTACATTTTGGAAAATCCAAAATGGAAAATTTCGTTGCAAACGCATAAAGTGTTGCGTATTCCGTAA
- a CDS encoding 3-oxoacyl-ACP synthase III family protein produces the protein MLNAIIKGSGHYLPENIVKNSDFLSHEFYDEKGERILKSNEETIQKFKEITEIEERRYANPEMKNSEMATIAGKRALEDANLDPEQLDYIIVASNYGDIEKSCQTADFMPSMSTRVKHLLGIKNLKCRPYDMIFGCPGWIEAMIMATQFIQAGLAKNILVIGSDMVSRAIDPHDRTALIFSDGAGAVVLSAEESDEPKGVLGYGTYNYAQDEISYLMSGPSLKASCKDYTKSVSMKGRKVYEFALRNVPQAIKDVIDASGSDIGEIKKVLLHQANAKMDHAMVARLFKLYKAEAPEDVAPMTVQKFGNSSVATVPTMFDLIQKKELGTHEFKSNDKIIFASVGAGMNINAIIYKVP, from the coding sequence ATGCTTAATGCCATTATAAAAGGTTCAGGACACTATTTGCCAGAAAATATCGTGAAAAATTCAGATTTTTTGTCACATGAATTTTATGATGAAAAAGGCGAAAGAATACTTAAATCAAACGAAGAAACGATTCAGAAATTCAAAGAAATTACCGAAATTGAAGAGCGTAGGTATGCAAATCCTGAGATGAAAAATTCTGAAATGGCAACAATCGCAGGAAAACGCGCTTTGGAAGATGCAAATTTAGATCCTGAGCAGCTAGACTACATTATTGTGGCGTCTAATTATGGTGATATCGAAAAATCTTGCCAAACGGCTGATTTTATGCCAAGTATGTCTACCCGAGTGAAACACTTATTAGGCATTAAAAATTTAAAATGCCGTCCGTATGATATGATTTTTGGGTGCCCAGGCTGGATAGAGGCGATGATTATGGCTACGCAATTCATTCAAGCAGGATTAGCGAAAAACATTTTGGTAATTGGTAGCGACATGGTTTCGAGAGCTATAGATCCGCACGATCGCACTGCGCTGATTTTTAGCGATGGAGCGGGGGCGGTAGTGCTTTCTGCCGAAGAAAGTGATGAACCAAAAGGAGTTTTGGGCTATGGAACTTACAATTATGCACAAGACGAAATTTCGTACTTAATGAGCGGTCCATCGCTTAAAGCTAGTTGCAAAGACTACACAAAAAGCGTAAGTATGAAAGGGCGAAAAGTATATGAATTTGCTTTAAGAAATGTGCCACAAGCCATAAAAGATGTGATTGATGCTTCAGGTAGCGATATTGGCGAAATCAAAAAAGTATTGCTGCATCAAGCTAATGCCAAAATGGATCATGCCATGGTGGCAAGACTTTTCAAATTATATAAAGCCGAAGCCCCTGAAGATGTAGCACCTATGACGGTGCAAAAATTTGGAAACTCATCGGTGGCAACGGTGCCAACTATGTTCGACTTGATTCAGAAAAAGGAACTCGGCACGCACGAATTTAAGTCAAATGACAAAATAATTTTTGCAAGCGTGGGTGCGGGAATGAATATTAATGCAATCATTTATAAAGTGCCATAA
- a CDS encoding DnaJ-like cysteine-rich domain-containing protein, which produces MEKFFLLSVLIFITSCRFQCDYCYGEGEIDCFECDGEGSLTCDVCDGEGRLICSECDGTSEEECIFCWGKGKKECIYCHGDGYEYDYIDSEYETCSFCLGDGYERCFSCSGRGYNDCRSCSDGFVVCYNCNGDGENDCDECDGEGTVECDNCNGYGYMKF; this is translated from the coding sequence ATGGAAAAATTTTTTTTGTTATCTGTTTTAATTTTTATCACATCATGTAGATTTCAATGTGACTATTGTTATGGAGAGGGGGAGATTGACTGTTTTGAATGTGATGGAGAAGGGAGCTTAACCTGTGATGTTTGTGATGGAGAAGGTAGGTTGATATGTTCGGAGTGTGATGGGACTAGTGAAGAGGAATGTATTTTTTGTTGGGGGAAAGGAAAAAAAGAATGTATCTATTGTCATGGTGATGGGTATGAATACGACTACATAGATAGTGAATATGAGACATGTTCGTTTTGTTTAGGTGATGGTTACGAAAGATGTTTTTCTTGCAGTGGGAGAGGTTACAATGATTGCAGGTCTTGTTCAGATGGTTTTGTAGTTTGTTATAATTGTAATGGTGATGGTGAAAATGATTGTGATGAATGCGATGGTGAAGGTACAGTTGAGTGTGATAATTGTAATGGATATGGTTACATGAAATTTTAA
- a CDS encoding metallophosphoesterase, producing the protein MFKYVILLFLVLIECYSFQAFRIYTKNNTFLYAYIVVNALIYAAIIYFLFSGIKNFATPAFKKLIILFTLFIVPKILIAIGMMIEDAFRLVGYLFQAKDGGTMPSRRKAVSLIVLGVASVAFLGVLDGILFGRYRFRVIRKKVKIKDLPEEFEGFTITQLSDIHSGSFDDVEKVNYGVQLANEQKSDILVFTGDMVNNHYSEFVPYQKIFSQLNAKDGMFAVLGNHDYGDYGNLTPAEKKESIAKIQEMQRKMGFTVLNNEMKTIERNGKRLNIIGVENWGSSPYFPRKGDIRKASADAREGDINILLSHDPSHFDHEISGYDNIVDFEKFMHLTLSGHTHGMQFGIEIPGLIKWSPVQYRYYHWAGLYENKGRQHYVNRGFGYLAFPGRVGEWPEITVLELTRA; encoded by the coding sequence ATGTTTAAATATGTAATCCTTCTTTTTTTAGTCTTGATCGAGTGTTATTCGTTTCAAGCATTTAGAATTTATACCAAAAACAACACATTTCTCTACGCCTATATCGTTGTAAACGCGTTGATTTATGCTGCAATTATTTATTTTTTATTTAGCGGAATCAAGAATTTTGCAACGCCAGCTTTTAAGAAATTAATCATACTTTTCACGCTATTTATAGTGCCTAAAATCCTCATTGCCATTGGAATGATGATAGAAGATGCATTTCGTTTGGTGGGGTATTTATTTCAAGCAAAAGATGGAGGCACGATGCCAAGTCGCAGAAAAGCTGTTTCGCTTATAGTTTTGGGCGTAGCTTCGGTGGCATTTTTGGGCGTTTTAGACGGAATTTTGTTTGGGAGATACCGTTTCAGAGTTATTCGTAAAAAAGTTAAAATTAAAGATTTGCCCGAAGAATTTGAAGGATTTACTATTACGCAACTCTCAGATATTCATAGCGGAAGTTTTGACGATGTAGAGAAAGTAAACTATGGCGTTCAGTTAGCTAATGAGCAAAAATCTGATATTTTGGTATTTACGGGCGATATGGTAAATAATCATTACAGCGAATTTGTACCATACCAAAAGATATTTTCGCAATTAAATGCTAAAGACGGAATGTTTGCCGTGCTTGGCAATCACGATTATGGAGATTATGGAAATTTGACACCAGCCGAGAAAAAAGAAAGCATTGCAAAAATCCAAGAAATGCAGCGTAAAATGGGATTTACGGTGCTAAACAACGAAATGAAAACCATTGAGCGAAACGGTAAAAGACTCAATATCATTGGGGTAGAGAACTGGGGGAGTTCGCCATATTTCCCACGCAAAGGGGATATTCGCAAGGCGAGTGCAGATGCAAGAGAGGGCGATATCAATATCCTACTTTCTCACGATCCATCGCATTTTGACCACGAGATATCAGGGTACGACAACATTGTGGATTTTGAAAAATTCATGCACTTAACCCTTTCTGGGCACACCCATGGTATGCAGTTTGGAATAGAAATCCCAGGTTTGATAAAATGGAGCCCTGTGCAGTATCGCTATTACCATTGGGCGGGATTGTACGAAAACAAAGGCAGACAGCATTATGTAAATCGCGGATTTGGTTATTTGGCATTTCCAGGTCGTGTAGGTGAGTGGCCAGAAATTACGGTTTTAGAACTTACAAGGGCTTAA
- a CDS encoding bifunctional riboflavin kinase/FAD synthetase, with protein sequence MKIVEGIQPIAESEKLVLTIGMFDGVHKGHQSIINQLNKRAKAVNGHSALLTLNPHPRHVLQSDSDFKLLSPIDEKIQLLKKYNLDYLIIQPFDFEFSRTSSLDFVRESLVKQLNIHTLIIGHDHQFGRNRAGDFHQLQELSSLYNFELSQLKAIKENENPISSTKVRNALAEGNIAYATQALGRSYSLEGKVIHGDKIGRTLGFPTVNLAINDEKLIPKNGVYGVNVWIDGQKFQGLMNVGIRPTIEGKNQRIEVFIFDFEDNLYEKTLKVEILNRIRDEQKFDSLEDLKDQIAKDVLFFKNSEFYLG encoded by the coding sequence ATGAAAATTGTAGAAGGCATACAGCCCATTGCTGAATCTGAAAAACTTGTGCTCACGATCGGAATGTTCGATGGGGTGCACAAGGGGCACCAAAGCATTATTAATCAACTAAATAAAAGAGCTAAAGCTGTAAATGGGCATTCGGCATTGCTCACGCTCAATCCGCACCCGCGCCATGTGCTACAATCTGATTCGGATTTTAAACTTTTAAGTCCAATTGACGAAAAAATTCAGCTTTTAAAAAAATACAATCTGGATTATTTAATCATTCAGCCGTTTGATTTTGAATTTTCTCGTACTTCTTCGCTTGATTTTGTGAGAGAATCGCTTGTGAAACAGCTAAATATTCATACGCTTATCATCGGGCACGATCATCAATTTGGAAGAAATCGCGCCGGCGATTTCCACCAATTGCAGGAACTTTCATCGCTCTACAATTTTGAGCTCAGTCAGCTCAAGGCGATTAAGGAAAACGAGAATCCAATTAGCTCGACCAAGGTGCGCAATGCACTGGCTGAGGGCAATATAGCGTATGCAACACAAGCACTCGGCAGGTCGTATTCGCTTGAGGGCAAGGTGATTCATGGCGACAAAATCGGACGCACTTTAGGCTTCCCAACGGTGAATTTAGCCATAAATGATGAAAAACTTATTCCCAAAAACGGAGTGTATGGCGTGAATGTTTGGATCGATGGTCAAAAATTCCAAGGTTTAATGAATGTGGGAATTCGCCCTACGATTGAAGGAAAAAATCAGCGAATCGAAGTTTTTATTTTTGATTTTGAAGACAATTTGTACGAAAAAACATTAAAAGTTGAAATCCTAAACCGCATTCGCGACGAACAAAAATTTGACTCGCTCGAAGATCTGAAAGATCAAATCGCCAAAGATGTTTTGTTTTTTAAAAATTCGGAATTTTATTTGGGCTAA
- the folD gene encoding bifunctional methylenetetrahydrofolate dehydrogenase/methenyltetrahydrofolate cyclohydrolase FolD encodes MKTLDGIKLAKEIKAEIKQKVSEYTQNQRAPHLAAVLVGENPASKAYVGMKIKDCEQVGFQSTLCKKDENITEQELLDLIHELNQDETLDGFIVQLPLPKHIDEEKILLAIDPKKDVDGFHPQNVGRMTLGMETFLPATPYGIMRLLKRYEVPTAGKHCVVIGRSHIVGRPMSILMSEKTNPGNSTVTLCHSGTKDLEKFTKDADIIIAALGRAEFLKADMVKEGVTVVDVGINRVEDPESPKGYKLVGDVDYEAVAPKCEFITPVPGGVGPMTRAMLLENTLLAYERFYLNK; translated from the coding sequence ATGAAAACACTGGACGGAATCAAATTAGCCAAAGAAATCAAAGCCGAAATTAAACAAAAGGTTTCGGAATACACACAAAATCAGCGTGCGCCACATTTGGCAGCAGTACTTGTGGGCGAAAATCCTGCGAGCAAAGCCTATGTGGGCATGAAAATCAAAGACTGCGAGCAAGTGGGCTTTCAGTCCACTTTGTGCAAAAAAGATGAAAATATAACCGAGCAAGAGTTATTGGATTTAATCCACGAACTTAATCAAGACGAAACCCTTGATGGTTTTATTGTGCAATTGCCCTTGCCTAAGCATATAGACGAAGAAAAAATACTTTTAGCCATAGATCCTAAAAAAGATGTCGACGGGTTTCATCCGCAAAATGTGGGAAGAATGACGCTCGGTATGGAAACTTTTTTGCCAGCCACACCTTACGGAATTATGAGATTGCTTAAACGCTACGAAGTGCCTACGGCAGGCAAGCATTGTGTAGTAATTGGGCGAAGCCATATCGTAGGACGCCCGATGAGTATTCTAATGAGCGAAAAGACAAACCCAGGAAACTCTACCGTAACGCTTTGCCATAGCGGAACCAAGGATTTGGAGAAGTTTACTAAAGATGCAGATATTATTATTGCGGCATTGGGGCGAGCTGAATTTCTAAAAGCCGATATGGTAAAAGAAGGCGTAACGGTGGTAGATGTGGGCATCAATAGAGTAGAAGATCCTGAATCGCCAAAAGGTTACAAATTGGTAGGCGATGTGGATTATGAAGCAGTAGCACCTAAATGCGAATTTATTACGCCCGTGCCAGGTGGCGTAGGACCTATGACGCGTGCTATGTTGCTCGAAAATACACTTTTGGCGTACGAAAGATTTTATTTGAATAAATAA
- a CDS encoding DUF445 domain-containing protein — MNPQIPTSTQDRERQKKKELRKYQGIALGALILMFIVYVISFWAENMQHNAWAGLFRAFSEAAMVGALADWFAVTALFYHPMGIPIPHTNLINHNKDKIGKNLGDFVVNEFLTEEKIDEQLQKINFSKHLADWLEKDENQNNIVEQVMGVGGSILNKLNDQEVVNFITSQAQQMAGKIQLNRLVGDGIHYLIEKQEHQKLVTHISDLLEQYILQNQDIVRDRVRKESYSIIPSFVDDAIADKITRGLSKYFQEIKTNPEHPIRSEIDMQLFHFANDMQESDRWKERLDQVRDHFLEEENLKQYAQDLWLNIKFSFQKEIDKPDSAFKLYLKNQLKILARALRANTPAVKAKIAMITDELADRIKQNREGFSKFISETVEKWEGKELSQKLELEVGKDLQFIRLNGTVIGGVVGLLIYLITHFGLIPLFS; from the coding sequence ATGAATCCCCAAATACCCACAAGCACCCAAGATCGCGAACGACAAAAGAAAAAAGAATTGCGAAAATATCAAGGTATCGCACTCGGTGCATTGATTTTGATGTTCATTGTCTATGTCATCAGTTTTTGGGCAGAAAATATGCAGCACAATGCGTGGGCGGGATTGTTCCGAGCCTTTTCAGAGGCAGCTATGGTGGGGGCTTTGGCAGATTGGTTTGCTGTAACAGCTTTGTTTTATCACCCCATGGGAATTCCAATTCCGCACACCAATTTGATTAATCATAACAAAGATAAAATCGGAAAAAACTTAGGCGATTTTGTAGTAAATGAATTTTTGACCGAAGAAAAAATCGACGAACAATTACAAAAAATCAATTTTTCTAAACATCTCGCCGATTGGCTCGAAAAAGATGAAAATCAGAATAATATTGTAGAGCAAGTAATGGGAGTGGGCGGTAGTATTTTAAATAAACTAAACGACCAAGAAGTGGTAAATTTCATCACAAGCCAAGCCCAACAAATGGCGGGTAAGATTCAGCTCAATCGACTGGTGGGCGATGGTATACATTATTTAATCGAAAAGCAAGAACACCAAAAGCTAGTTACCCACATTTCTGATTTGCTTGAGCAATACATCTTGCAAAATCAAGACATTGTGCGAGATCGCGTGCGCAAGGAAAGTTACAGCATTATTCCAAGTTTTGTAGACGATGCCATTGCCGATAAAATCACGCGTGGCTTGTCCAAATATTTTCAAGAAATTAAAACCAATCCCGAGCACCCAATTCGTTCCGAAATCGATATGCAGCTCTTCCATTTTGCCAATGATATGCAGGAATCAGACCGATGGAAAGAAAGGCTCGACCAAGTGCGCGACCACTTTTTAGAAGAAGAAAATTTAAAACAATACGCACAAGATTTATGGCTAAACATAAAATTCAGCTTTCAAAAAGAAATCGATAAGCCAGATTCAGCGTTTAAACTATATTTAAAAAATCAATTAAAGATTTTGGCAAGAGCACTGCGAGCCAATACGCCTGCCGTGAAAGCCAAAATTGCAATGATTACCGATGAATTAGCCGACAGAATTAAGCAAAATCGTGAAGGTTTTTCCAAATTCATCAGCGAAACCGTGGAGAAATGGGAAGGCAAAGAACTCAGCCAGAAACTAGAGCTCGAAGTCGGTAAAGATTTACAATTCATACGCCTAAACGGAACCGTAATTGGTGGCGTTGTAGGTTTATTAATCTACTTGATAACACATTTTGGATTAATTCCATTATTTAGCTAG
- a CDS encoding DUF6804 family protein, which translates to MEKNIKIALSILLLLCLFRMPYGFYELVRYLSFAGFLILAYLEKEKKGNAVVFYILLALLFQPFFKISFGRTLWNSVDVLVAIGLYLSLKKK; encoded by the coding sequence ATGGAAAAAAATATAAAAATTGCTTTATCGATATTGTTACTATTGTGCTTGTTTAGAATGCCTTATGGGTTTTATGAACTGGTGAGATATTTGAGTTTTGCGGGATTTTTGATTTTAGCTTATTTGGAAAAAGAAAAAAAAGGAAATGCCGTTGTTTTTTATATTTTGTTGGCTTTATTATTTCAGCCATTTTTTAAGATTTCGTTTGGGCGCACTTTGTGGAATTCAGTCGATGTGCTTGTCGCCATTGGCTTATATCTTAGCCTTAAGAAAAAATAA
- the uvrB gene encoding excinuclease ABC subunit UvrB produces the protein MDFKIVSNYSPTGDQPRAIKQLSQGILNNDKYQTLLGVTGSGKTFTIANVVQEVQRPTLVLAHNKTLAAQLYMEFQEFFSNNAVEYFVSYYDYYQPEAYIPHSGVYIEKDLSINDEIEKLRLSATSSLLSGRRDILVVASVSCLYGIGNPTEFHKNVIKAEVGLEVSRTHFLHQLVNALYSRSMVDFGRGNFRVQGDTVEIFPAYADDGIRFHFYGDTIEEIESFNVESGKRISGFDKINIYPANIFVTSPETLNNAIKNIQIDLGKQVEYFQNMGKMLEAKRLKERTEFDIEMMKELGYCSGIENYSRYLDGRLPGTRPFCLLDYFPEDYLMVIDESHVTVPQVHAMYGGDRSRKENLVEYGFRLPAAMDNRPLKFEEFEAIQNQVIYVSATPANYELEKSDGVIVEQIIRPTGLLDPIIEVRPSQNQMDDLMEEIQKRAEIDERTLVTTLTKRMAEELTKFLTRYGVRTQYIHSDVDTLDRVKIMQDLREGLFDVLVGVNLLREGLDLPEVSLVAILDADKEGFLRNHRSLTQTAGRAARNVNGKVIMYADKITGSMQQTIDETARRREIQIKYNKDHNKTPQPLHKKITRIQQEAEFEQNPYVRKEASLRQVAEQQASYGEVDIEKLIEEKTKAMEKAAKDLDFLQAAKLRDEINELKNQQA, from the coding sequence ATGGATTTTAAAATAGTTTCAAATTACAGCCCTACGGGAGATCAGCCCAGAGCGATTAAACAACTGTCTCAAGGTATTTTAAATAACGATAAATATCAGACGCTACTCGGGGTTACAGGTTCGGGAAAAACCTTTACCATTGCTAATGTGGTGCAGGAAGTGCAACGGCCTACGCTCGTTCTGGCACATAACAAGACGCTTGCAGCTCAGCTCTACATGGAGTTTCAAGAATTTTTCTCAAACAATGCTGTGGAATATTTTGTATCCTACTACGACTACTACCAGCCAGAAGCTTACATTCCGCATTCTGGCGTGTATATAGAAAAAGATTTAAGCATCAACGACGAGATTGAAAAACTGAGGCTTAGTGCTACTTCTTCCCTACTTTCGGGGCGAAGAGATATTTTGGTCGTTGCCTCGGTTTCGTGCTTATATGGTATCGGAAACCCAACGGAATTTCACAAAAATGTGATTAAAGCCGAAGTGGGACTAGAAGTTTCTAGAACACACTTTTTGCATCAATTAGTAAATGCTCTCTACTCCCGCTCTATGGTGGATTTTGGTCGTGGAAACTTTCGTGTGCAGGGCGATACGGTGGAGATTTTCCCCGCCTATGCCGATGACGGAATCCGTTTTCATTTTTATGGCGACACAATCGAAGAGATTGAATCCTTTAATGTAGAATCGGGGAAAAGAATTTCGGGATTTGATAAAATTAATATTTATCCAGCCAATATTTTTGTGACTTCGCCCGAGACCTTAAACAATGCTATAAAAAACATTCAGATAGACTTAGGAAAACAAGTTGAATATTTTCAAAACATGGGCAAAATGCTTGAGGCAAAACGCCTTAAAGAACGCACCGAATTTGACATCGAAATGATGAAAGAGCTAGGCTACTGTTCTGGGATTGAAAACTATTCTCGCTACCTAGATGGGAGATTGCCAGGCACACGCCCATTCTGCCTGCTCGATTATTTTCCAGAGGATTATCTTATGGTGATTGATGAGTCGCATGTTACGGTGCCACAAGTGCATGCCATGTACGGGGGCGACCGAAGTAGAAAAGAAAATTTGGTAGAATACGGATTTAGACTGCCCGCTGCGATGGACAACCGCCCGCTCAAGTTTGAAGAATTTGAAGCAATCCAAAACCAAGTGATTTATGTTTCTGCAACGCCTGCAAATTACGAATTAGAAAAATCTGATGGTGTGATTGTAGAGCAAATCATTCGTCCGACGGGATTACTCGACCCCATAATCGAAGTGCGACCCTCTCAAAATCAAATGGATGATTTGATGGAAGAAATCCAAAAACGCGCCGAAATCGATGAACGCACGCTCGTGACCACGCTCACCAAGCGTATGGCAGAGGAACTTACAAAGTTCTTGACTCGCTACGGCGTAAGGACACAATACATTCACTCAGATGTAGATACGCTAGATCGTGTAAAAATCATGCAAGATTTGCGCGAGGGACTTTTTGATGTACTCGTTGGAGTAAACCTTTTAAGAGAAGGGCTCGATTTGCCAGAAGTTTCGCTTGTTGCAATTTTAGATGCCGATAAAGAAGGATTTTTAAGAAATCACCGTTCGCTCACGCAAACAGCAGGGCGTGCCGCTCGAAATGTGAATGGAAAAGTGATTATGTATGCCGATAAAATTACGGGCAGTATGCAACAAACCATTGATGAAACCGCTCGACGCAGAGAAATTCAGATTAAATACAACAAAGATCACAACAAAACGCCTCAACCACTGCACAAGAAAATCACACGCATTCAGCAAGAAGCAGAATTTGAGCAAAATCCATATGTGCGCAAAGAAGCCAGCTTAAGACAAGTGGCAGAACAACAAGCATCTTATGGCGAAGTGGACATCGAAAAACTCATCGAAGAAAAAACAAAAGCCATGGAAAAAGCTGCCAAGGATTTAGACTTCTTGCAAGCCGCCAAGTTGCGAGACGAAATCAACGAACTTAAAAATCAACAAGCTTAA
- a CDS encoding mechanosensitive ion channel family protein, which yields MKSNFEYLHGILDSWEDSFFSFLPKAFLALVVFVLFYFIARGAKRISQNFYHKTFKKHIEIAYLISSLIYFFLLISGIILALQILGLEKFITKLLAGAGIVGIIAGFAFKDVASNLFAGLLLKAQSPFKKDDWVTINGTYGKVTEVGWITTSIKTVPGQEVYVPNQVVYNNNFTNYSTYGMRRIILQTGVSYGDDLEHVKKCALEEVLNAPDALKEQPIDMYFTEIGDSSYNFELRFWIKFETNDNYRVALSDIIMRVKKRFEQENISIAYNVTTLDFGVKGGVNIFDKQIQVKSE from the coding sequence ATGAAATCCAATTTTGAATATTTACATGGAATTTTAGACTCTTGGGAGGATTCTTTTTTTAGCTTTTTGCCCAAAGCATTTTTGGCATTGGTAGTTTTTGTACTTTTCTACTTCATCGCGAGAGGAGCCAAGCGCATTAGCCAAAATTTTTATCACAAAACCTTCAAAAAGCATATCGAAATTGCTTATTTAATATCATCGCTCATTTACTTCTTTCTACTAATTTCAGGTATAATTTTAGCTTTACAGATTTTAGGTTTAGAAAAATTTATAACCAAACTTTTAGCAGGTGCTGGTATTGTGGGGATTATCGCAGGTTTTGCGTTTAAAGATGTGGCTTCCAACCTCTTTGCAGGATTATTGCTAAAGGCACAAAGCCCGTTTAAAAAAGATGATTGGGTTACGATCAATGGCACTTACGGAAAAGTGACCGAAGTAGGCTGGATTACTACAAGCATTAAAACCGTGCCAGGGCAAGAGGTGTATGTGCCTAACCAAGTGGTGTATAACAATAATTTCACCAACTACTCCACCTACGGCATGAGACGAATTATACTGCAAACAGGAGTTTCGTATGGCGATGATTTAGAACATGTAAAAAAATGCGCACTAGAAGAAGTATTAAATGCCCCCGATGCCTTAAAAGAGCAACCTATTGACATGTATTTTACAGAAATCGGAGATTCTAGCTACAATTTTGAATTAAGATTTTGGATAAAATTTGAGACCAATGACAATTATCGTGTGGCACTGAGTGATATAATTATGCGTGTCAAAAAACGATTTGAGCAAGAAAACATTTCTATTGCTTACAATGTTACTACGCTAGACTTTGGGGTAAAAGGTGGCGTAAATATCTTTGATAAACAAATTCAAGTAAAAAGCGAATAA